The DNA segment GGCGGGGCGAGCGGGCGAACCAGTCGCGGGCGGCGGAGGCGGCCAGGCCCCAGACGCTGTCCGAGACCAGCGCGATGACGTTGAAGACCAGGCCGAGCAGCAGCATCTGGAGGGGCACGTGCCCCTGCGCGCGATCCACGAACTGGGGCAGTACGGCGGCGAAGAACACCATCGTCTTGGGATTGGCCACGCCGACCGCGAAGCCCTCCCCCAGGGTGCGCAGACCGCCCCGCTCCGGGGGACCGGACCCGGTGAACGCGGCCCGCAGCGAGCCGCGTTGCCGCCAGGCCCGGACGCCGAGGTACACCAGGTACGCGGCGCCCGCGAGCTTGAGCGCGGTGAAGAGGAGGACCGAGCGCTCCACGACCGGTCCGATGCCGAGGGCCACGGCGGCGACGAGGACGTACGCGCCGAGGGTGTTCCCGGCGACCGTGGTCAGCGCGGCCCGTCGGCCGTGCGCGAGGGCCCGCCCGACGACGAAGAGCACGCTCGGACCGGGTATCACGATCAGCAGCAGGGCCAGCACCGAGAAGGCGACCAGCCGGTCGGGAGGGACCATGCCCTCATGGAACACAGGGGCCGGGGCGGGCGGCAATGGCTTTTCGGGGCGGGGGCGGGCGGTACGCGGGCCCTCGGGATGCGTGGCGCTCAGGCCACCGAGTCGATCCGTTGGCGGGGCGTCGGCTCGTGGTGGATCGGGGTGTGGCCGCCGGTCAGGGTGGTGCCGGTGCCGCCGCGGCGGGCGGCGACGATCTCCGCGGCGATCGACAGGGCCGTCTCCTCCGGCGTACGGGCGCCGAGGTCGAGGCCGATCGGGGAGCGCAGGTGGGTCAACTCCCGCTCGGTGAGGCCGACTTCGCGCAGGCGGCGGGCGCGGTCCAGGTGGGTGCGGCGGGAGCCCATCGCGCCGACGTAGGCGACCGGCAGGCGCAGCGCCACCTTCAGGAGCGGGACGTCGAACTTGGCGTCGTGGGTGAGGACGCACAGGACGGTACGGCCGTCGGTCCCGGTGCGTTCCAGGTAGGTGTGCGGCCACTCGACCACGATCTCGTCCGCCTCCGGGAAGCGGGTCCGGGTGGCGAAGACCGGGCGGGCGTCGCACACGGTGACGTGGTAGCCGAGGAACTTGCCGACGCGGACCAGGGCGGAGGCGAAGTCGATCGCGCCGAAGACGATCATGCGGGGCGGGGGCACGGAGGACTCCACCAGGACGGTGACCGGTGCCCCGCAGCGCGAGCCCTGGGCGCCGATCTCCAGGGTCCCGGTGCGGCCCGCGTCCAGCAGGGCGCGGGCCTCGGCGGCGACGGTGCGGTCCAGCTCGGGGTGGGCGCCGTAACCGCCGTCGTACGAGCCGTCGGGCCGGACGAGCAGGGCGCGGCCGGGGAGGCCGGCCGGGCCCTCCACGATCCGTGCCAGCGCCGCCGCCTCCCCCCGGGCGGCGGTGGCCAGCGCGACCGTGAGCACCGGCCGGGCGGGGTCGTCCGCCCGGACCGGCACCACCAGGATGTCGATGACGCCGCCGCAGGTCAGGCCGATGGCGAAGGCGTCCTCGTCGCTGTATCCGAACCGTTCGAGGACGGTGTCGCCGTCCTTCAGCGCCTGTCGGCACAGTTCGTACACCGCGCCCTCCACACAGCCCCCGGAGACCGACCCGATCGCGGTGCCGTCGGCGTCCACCGCGAGCGCGGCGCCGGGCTGCCGGGGCGCGCTGCCGCCGACGGCGACGACGGTGGCGACGGCGAAGTCACGCCCCTGCCGGGCCCAACGGTTCAACTCCTCGGCGAGGTCCAGCATCTGTCGGTCTCCTCAAGATGGTTGCCGGGAACGGGGGTTCGCCGCGTCGCTAGTGGACGCCGAGCCAGCCCTCGACGGGGTGCAGCGCGAAGTACACGAGGAAGATGGCCGTCAGCCCCCACATGAACGCGCCGATCTCGCGCGCCCTGCCCTGCGCCACCTTGATGGCCGTGTAGGAGATGACACCGGCGGCGACGCCGGTGGTGATCGTGTACGTGAAGGGCATCAGGACGACGGTCAGGAAGACCGGGATCGCGGTGGCCCGGTCGCCCCAGTCCACGTGCCGCGCGTTCATCAGCATCATCGCGCCGATGACGACCAGCGCCGCGGAGGCCACCTCCTGCGGGACGATCGCGGTCACCGGGGTGAAGAACAGACAGGCCGCGAAGAGCAGTCCGGTCACCGCGGACGCGAGCCCGGTGCGGGCGCCCTCGCCGACGCCGGTCGCCGACTCGATGAAGACCGTCTGGCCGGAGCCGCCGCTCAGGCCGCCGATCGCACCGCCCGCGCCGTCGATGAACAGCGCCTTGGACAGCCCCGGCATCCGCCCCTTGTCGTCGGCGAGCCCGGCCTCCGTGCCGACGCCGATGATGGTGGCCATCGCGTCGAAGAACCCGGCGAGCACCAGGGTGAAGACGATCACCGCGATGGTCATCCCGCCGACCTTGTCCCAGCCGCCGAAGCCGATGTGCCCGAAGAGCGAGAAGTCCGGCATCGAGACGGCGCCGCCGTGCAGTTCGGGGGCGCCGGACGCCCACTGGCGGGGGTCGATGACGCCGAGCCCGTTGAGGACGGCGGCGACGACCGTGCCGGAGACGATGCCGATGAGGATGGCGCCGGGGACGTTGCGGGCCTGGAGCATGAAGATCAGCAGCAGGGTGCCGGCGAAGAGCAGCACCGGCCAGCCGGTGAGCTGTCCCACCGGGCCGAGGCTCAGCGGGGCGCCCTTGCCCTGGTGCACGAAGCCGGACTTGTAGAAGCCGATGAGGGCGATGAACAGGCCGATGCCCATGGTGATGCCGTGCTTGAGCGCGAGCGGGATCGCGTTCATGATCATCTCGCGCAGGCCGGTGACGACCAGCAGCATGATGACGACGCCGTACACCACGCACATGCCCATCGCCTGCGGCCAGGTCATGTTGGGCACGACCTGCGCGGACAGGACGCCGGAGACCGAGAGGCCGGCGGCGAGCGCGAGGGGCACCTTGCCGACGAAGCCCATCAGCAGGGTGGTGAGGGCCGCGGCGAACGCGGTCGCGGTGATCAGGGCCTTCTGGCCGAGCGTGTCGCCCTGGACGTCCTTGCCGGACAGGATCAGGGGGTTGAGGAGGAGGATGTAGGCCATCGCCATGAAGGTGGTGACCCCGCCGCGGACCTCACGCGCGACCGTGGATCCTCTCCGGGATATGTGGAAGTACCGGTCGAGCCAGGACCGGCCGGCCGGGACGCGGCTGCCGTCGCCGGCGTCCTCGGCCATGGTCCTGGGCTCCACTGATGGATGGGTCATGGTGCCGTCTCCCAAGGTTCACAGGGGCACCCGGTCAACTCCTTTGAGCTGAGCGGGATTTGGGATGTGCACATAACCCGGGGGACGGCCCGGTGTGGCACGTATGGGGGGTGAGGGCCGGGGCGAGCGGTTGCCCGGCGTCAAGGTGTGACCGCGTCCACCCGCGCCGCCCGGGAGTCGGCCCCCCTCAGGCCCTGAAGGCTCTGAGCAAGGCGCGATCGCCCGCGGCGGCGGGGGGACACGAGCGTGGGCGTTACGCGGTGCCCGTGAGGTGCTCCGGACGTACCGGCGTCCGGTCCAGCTCCAGGCCCGTCGCGTTGCGGATCGCCGCGAGGACGGCCGGGGTGGAGGACAGGGTCGGCGCCTCGCCGATGCCGCGCAGCCCGTACGGGGCGTGCTCGTCGGCGAGTTCGAGGACGTCGACCGGGATGGTCGGCGTGTCGAGGATGGTCGGGATCAGGTAGTCCGTGAAGGAGGGGTTCCTGACCTTCGCGGTCTTCGGGTCCACGATGATCTCCTCCATCACCGCGACGCCCAGGCCCTGCGTGGTGCCGCCCTGGATCTGACCGACGACGGAGAGCGGGTTGAGCGCCTTGCCGACGTCCTGGGCGCAGGCCAGCTCGATGACCTTGACGAGGCCGAGTTCGGTGTCGACCTCGACCACGGCGCGGTGCGCGGCGAAGGAGTACTGGACATGGCCGTTGCCCTGCCCGGTGCGCAGGTCGAAGGCTTCGGTCGGCCGGTGCCGCCACTCCTCCTCCAGCTCCACGGCCTCGCCCTCCAGGACGTCCACCAGATCGGCGAGCACCTCGCCGCCGTCGGTGACGACCTTGCCGCCCTCCAGCAGCAGTTCCGCGGTGGCCCAGGCGGGGTGGTAGGAGCCGAACTTGCGTCGGCCGATGTCCAGGACCCGTTCGCGGACCAGCTCGCAGGCGTTCTTGACGGCGCCGCCGGTGACGTACGTCTGCCGGGAGGCGGAGGTCGAACCGGCCGAGCCCACCTGGGTGTCGGCGGGGTGGATGGTGACCTGGGCGACGCCCAGCTCGCTGCGGGCGATCTGGGCGTGCACGGTGACGCCGCCCTGGCCGACCTCCGCCATCGCGGTGTGCACGGTGGCGACGGGCTCGCCCGCGATGACCTCCATGCGCACCTTGGCGGTGGAGTAGTCGTCGAAGCCCTCGGAGAAGCCGACGTTCTTGATGCCGACCGCGTAGCCGATGCCGCGGACGACGCCCTCGCCGTGGGTGGTGTTGGACAGGCCGCCGGGCAGCTGCCGTACGTCCGCGCCCTCGCTGGATTCCCACTGGCGCTCGGGCGGCAGCGGCATCGCCTTGACGCGGCGCAGCAGTTCGGCGACCGGCGCCGGGGAGTCGACCGGCTGCCCGGTGGGCATGATCGTGCCCTGCTCCATGGCGTTCAGCTGCCTGAACTTCACCGGGTCCAGACCGAGTTCCTTCGCCAGCTTGTCCATCTGGGCCTCGTACGCGAAGCACGCCTGGACCGCGCCGAAGCCGCGCATCGCGCCGCAGGGCGGGTTGTTGGTGTAGAGCGCGATGGCCTCGATGTCGACGTCGTCCACGACGTACGGCCCGATGCTCAGCGAGGAGGCGTTGCCGACGACGGCCGGGGAGGCGGAGGCGTAGGCGCCGCCGTCCAGGACGATCCGGCACTTGACGTGGGTCAGCTTGCCGTCGCGGGTGGCGCCGTGCTCGTAGTACAGCTTGGCCGGGTGGCGGTGGACGTGCCCGAAGAAGGACTCGAACCGGTTGTAGACGATCTTGACGGGCTTGCCGGTGCGCAGCGCCAGCAGGCAGGCGTGGATCTGCATGGACAGGTCCTCGCGGCCGCCGAACGCGCCGCCGACACCGGACAGCGTCATCCGCACCTTGCGCTCGGGCAGGCCGAGCACGGGCGCGATCTGGCGCAGGTCGGAGTGCAGCCACTGGGTGGCGATGTAGAGGTGGACGCCGCCGTCCTCCTCGGGCACCGCGAGCCCGGACTCCGGGCCGAGGAACGCCTGGTCCTGCATGCCGAAGGTGTATTCGCCCTTGACGGTCACATCGGCCCGGGCGGCGGCCGCGGCGGCGTCGCCGCGCAGGATCGGCTGGCGGTGCAC comes from the Streptomyces sp. SUK 48 genome and includes:
- a CDS encoding XdhC/CoxI family protein; translated protein: MLDLAEELNRWARQGRDFAVATVVAVGGSAPRQPGAALAVDADGTAIGSVSGGCVEGAVYELCRQALKDGDTVLERFGYSDEDAFAIGLTCGGVIDILVVPVRADDPARPVLTVALATAARGEAAALARIVEGPAGLPGRALLVRPDGSYDGGYGAHPELDRTVAAEARALLDAGRTGTLEIGAQGSRCGAPVTVLVESSVPPPRMIVFGAIDFASALVRVGKFLGYHVTVCDARPVFATRTRFPEADEIVVEWPHTYLERTGTDGRTVLCVLTHDAKFDVPLLKVALRLPVAYVGAMGSRRTHLDRARRLREVGLTERELTHLRSPIGLDLGARTPEETALSIAAEIVAARRGGTGTTLTGGHTPIHHEPTPRQRIDSVA
- a CDS encoding NCS2 family permease gives rise to the protein MTHPSVEPRTMAEDAGDGSRVPAGRSWLDRYFHISRRGSTVAREVRGGVTTFMAMAYILLLNPLILSGKDVQGDTLGQKALITATAFAAALTTLLMGFVGKVPLALAAGLSVSGVLSAQVVPNMTWPQAMGMCVVYGVVIMLLVVTGLREMIMNAIPLALKHGITMGIGLFIALIGFYKSGFVHQGKGAPLSLGPVGQLTGWPVLLFAGTLLLIFMLQARNVPGAILIGIVSGTVVAAVLNGLGVIDPRQWASGAPELHGGAVSMPDFSLFGHIGFGGWDKVGGMTIAVIVFTLVLAGFFDAMATIIGVGTEAGLADDKGRMPGLSKALFIDGAGGAIGGLSGGSGQTVFIESATGVGEGARTGLASAVTGLLFAACLFFTPVTAIVPQEVASAALVVIGAMMLMNARHVDWGDRATAIPVFLTVVLMPFTYTITTGVAAGVISYTAIKVAQGRAREIGAFMWGLTAIFLVYFALHPVEGWLGVH
- a CDS encoding LysE family translocator, whose amino-acid sequence is MVPPDRLVAFSVLALLLIVIPGPSVLFVVGRALAHGRRAALTTVAGNTLGAYVLVAAVALGIGPVVERSVLLFTALKLAGAAYLVYLGVRAWRQRGSLRAAFTGSGPPERGGLRTLGEGFAVGVANPKTMVFFAAVLPQFVDRAQGHVPLQMLLLGLVFNVIALVSDSVWGLAASAARDWFARSPRRLSAVGGAGGLAMIGLGVTVAATGRKD
- a CDS encoding molybdopterin cofactor-binding domain-containing protein, producing the protein MPSPASGVARASGAPTGLPTKITQGSGTKGGIGESTLRPDGTLKVTGEFAYSSDMWHEDMLWGQILRSTVAHAEIVSIDTAEALALPGVYAVMTYDDLPTEVKHYGLEIQDTPVLAHGKVRHHGEPVAIVAADHPETARRAAAKIKVEYRELPVITDEKSALGPDAVLVHEHRDDHHIGHVDHPNIVHRQPILRGDAAAAAARADVTVKGEYTFGMQDQAFLGPESGLAVPEEDGGVHLYIATQWLHSDLRQIAPVLGLPERKVRMTLSGVGGAFGGREDLSMQIHACLLALRTGKPVKIVYNRFESFFGHVHRHPAKLYYEHGATRDGKLTHVKCRIVLDGGAYASASPAVVGNASSLSIGPYVVDDVDIEAIALYTNNPPCGAMRGFGAVQACFAYEAQMDKLAKELGLDPVKFRQLNAMEQGTIMPTGQPVDSPAPVAELLRRVKAMPLPPERQWESSEGADVRQLPGGLSNTTHGEGVVRGIGYAVGIKNVGFSEGFDDYSTAKVRMEVIAGEPVATVHTAMAEVGQGGVTVHAQIARSELGVAQVTIHPADTQVGSAGSTSASRQTYVTGGAVKNACELVRERVLDIGRRKFGSYHPAWATAELLLEGGKVVTDGGEVLADLVDVLEGEAVELEEEWRHRPTEAFDLRTGQGNGHVQYSFAAHRAVVEVDTELGLVKVIELACAQDVGKALNPLSVVGQIQGGTTQGLGVAVMEEIIVDPKTAKVRNPSFTDYLIPTILDTPTIPVDVLELADEHAPYGLRGIGEAPTLSSTPAVLAAIRNATGLELDRTPVRPEHLTGTA